A genomic segment from Actinomadura hallensis encodes:
- the serA gene encoding phosphoglycerate dehydrogenase: MSKPVVLVAEELSPAGIAVLEADFEVRHTDGSDREQLLAAVGDVDALVVRSATKVTAEVFQHAKALRVVARAGVGLDNVDVEAATKAGVMVVNAPTSNIVTAAEHAIALLLATARNIPQGHASLKQGEWKRSKYTGVELQGKTVGVLGLGRIGVLVAQRLAAFDMNVIAYDPYVQAARAAQLGVKLVTLDELLRESDFITVHLPKTPETLGLIGDRELHKVKPTVRIVNAARGGIVDEAALDVALKDGRVAGAGLDVFSTEPCTDSPLFHHDNVVVTPHLGASTHEAQEKAGTQVARSVKLALSGEFVPDAVNVQGGAVAEDVKPGLPLAEKLGRIFTALAGGVPVRLDVVVRGEIAEHDVKVLELAALKGVFVDVIEETVTFVNAPLLARDRGVEVTLTTTEDSPDWRNVVQVRGTMADGSVISVSGTLTGPKHAERIIEINGYDMELVPTEHMAFFSYVDRPGIVGTVGRILGDEQVNIASMQVGRDVKGGKALIALTVDSAISPQLVDVIAREVGADMGRRVDL, translated from the coding sequence TTGAGCAAGCCCGTCGTCCTCGTCGCAGAAGAACTTTCCCCGGCCGGGATCGCCGTCCTGGAGGCGGACTTCGAGGTCCGCCACACCGACGGCAGTGACAGAGAACAGCTGCTCGCCGCCGTCGGGGACGTGGACGCGCTGGTCGTGCGCAGCGCCACGAAGGTCACCGCCGAGGTGTTCCAGCACGCCAAGGCCCTGCGCGTCGTCGCCCGCGCCGGCGTCGGCCTCGACAACGTCGACGTCGAGGCCGCCACCAAGGCCGGCGTGATGGTCGTGAACGCGCCGACGTCCAACATCGTCACCGCCGCCGAGCACGCCATCGCGCTCCTGCTCGCGACCGCGCGGAACATCCCCCAGGGCCACGCGTCCCTCAAGCAGGGCGAGTGGAAGCGGTCGAAGTACACCGGCGTCGAGCTGCAGGGCAAGACCGTCGGGGTGCTCGGCCTCGGCCGCATCGGCGTCCTGGTCGCCCAGCGCCTCGCCGCGTTCGACATGAACGTCATCGCGTACGACCCGTACGTACAGGCCGCCCGCGCCGCCCAGCTCGGCGTGAAACTCGTCACGCTGGACGAGCTGCTGCGCGAGAGCGACTTCATCACCGTCCACCTGCCGAAGACGCCCGAGACCCTCGGCCTCATCGGCGACCGCGAGCTGCACAAGGTCAAGCCGACCGTCCGGATCGTCAACGCCGCCCGCGGCGGCATCGTGGACGAGGCGGCGCTGGACGTCGCCCTCAAGGACGGCCGGGTCGCCGGCGCCGGCCTCGACGTGTTCAGCACCGAGCCGTGCACCGACAGCCCGCTGTTCCACCACGACAACGTCGTCGTCACCCCGCACCTCGGCGCCAGCACCCACGAGGCGCAGGAGAAGGCGGGCACGCAGGTCGCCCGCTCGGTGAAGCTGGCGCTGTCCGGCGAGTTCGTGCCGGACGCGGTCAACGTCCAGGGCGGCGCGGTCGCCGAGGACGTCAAGCCCGGCCTGCCGCTCGCCGAGAAGCTCGGCCGCATCTTCACCGCCCTCGCCGGCGGCGTCCCCGTCCGGCTGGACGTGGTCGTCCGCGGCGAGATCGCCGAGCACGACGTCAAGGTGCTGGAGCTCGCCGCGCTCAAGGGCGTGTTCGTGGACGTCATCGAGGAGACCGTGACGTTCGTCAACGCGCCGCTGCTGGCCCGCGACCGCGGCGTCGAGGTCACCCTCACCACCACCGAGGACAGCCCCGACTGGCGCAACGTCGTCCAGGTGCGCGGCACGATGGCCGACGGCTCGGTCATCTCGGTGTCCGGGACGCTCACCGGCCCCAAGCACGCCGAGCGGATCATCGAGATCAACGGCTACGACATGGAGCTCGTCCCGACCGAGCACATGGCGTTCTTCTCCTACGTGGACCGCCCCGGCATCGTCGGCACGGTCGGCCGGATCCTCGGCGACGAGCAGGTCAACATCGCCAGCATGCAGGTCGGCCGGGACGTCAAGGGCGGCAAGGCCCTGATCGCGCTGACCGTCGACTCGGCCATCAGCCCGCAGCTCGTCGACGTCATCGCCCGCGAGGTCGGCGCCGACATGGGCCGACGCGTCGATTTGTAG
- the ilvC gene encoding ketol-acid reductoisomerase → MFYDDAADLSVIQGRHVAIIGYGSQGHAHALSLRDSGVDVRVGLREGSASREKAEAEGLRVVTPAEAAEEADLVMLLAPDHHHREIFEKDIKPALVEGDALFFGHGFSIRYGLVQPPEGVDVAMVAPKGPGHLVRRQFVAGRGVPVIVAVEKDPTGNAWPLALSYAKGIGGLRAGGIKTTFTEETETDLFGEQTVLCGGVSELIKTGFEVLTEAGYQPEVAYFEVLHEMKLIVDLMYEGGVSKMYWSVSDNAEYGGYTRGPRVITPETKAAMKKILGEIQSGQYAKELVEEFESGQKEFTRHREELAKHPIEETGAKLRPMMSWLND, encoded by the coding sequence ATGTTCTACGACGACGCGGCCGACCTGAGCGTGATCCAGGGCCGGCACGTCGCGATCATCGGGTACGGCAGCCAGGGGCACGCGCACGCGCTCTCCCTGCGCGACTCCGGCGTCGACGTGCGGGTCGGGCTCCGCGAGGGGTCGGCGAGCCGCGAGAAGGCCGAGGCCGAGGGCCTGCGGGTCGTCACCCCGGCGGAGGCGGCCGAGGAGGCCGACCTGGTCATGCTGCTGGCCCCGGACCACCACCACCGGGAGATCTTCGAGAAGGACATCAAGCCCGCGCTCGTCGAGGGCGACGCGCTGTTCTTCGGCCACGGCTTCAGCATCCGCTACGGCCTCGTCCAGCCGCCCGAGGGCGTGGACGTGGCGATGGTCGCGCCGAAGGGCCCGGGCCACCTCGTCCGCCGCCAGTTCGTCGCCGGGCGCGGCGTCCCGGTCATCGTGGCCGTGGAGAAGGACCCGACCGGCAACGCGTGGCCGCTGGCCCTCTCCTACGCCAAGGGCATCGGCGGCCTGCGCGCGGGCGGCATCAAGACCACCTTCACCGAGGAGACCGAGACCGACCTGTTCGGCGAGCAGACCGTGCTGTGCGGCGGCGTCTCCGAGCTGATCAAGACCGGGTTCGAGGTGCTGACCGAGGCCGGCTACCAGCCGGAGGTCGCCTACTTCGAGGTCCTCCACGAGATGAAGCTGATCGTCGACCTCATGTACGAGGGCGGCGTCTCCAAGATGTACTGGTCGGTGTCCGACAACGCCGAGTACGGCGGCTACACCCGCGGCCCGCGCGTGATCACGCCGGAGACCAAGGCCGCGATGAAGAAGATCCTCGGCGAGATCCAGTCGGGTCAGTACGCCAAGGAGCTGGTGGAGGAGTTCGAGAGCGGCCAGAAGGAGTTCACCCGCCACCGGGAGGAGCTCGCCAAGCACCCCATCGAGGAGACCGGCGCCAAGCTGCGTCCGATGATGAGCTGGCTCAACGACTAG
- the ilvN gene encoding acetolactate synthase small subunit — MSLHTLSVLVENKPGILARVASLFSRRGFNIESLAVGVTEHPEISRMTIVVNVADLPLEQVTKQLNKLVNVLKIVELDPSASVQRELVLIKVRADAETRSQVLETVQLFRAKVVDVAPDAVTIEATGTRDKLDAFIRIMEPFGIKELVQSGMVAIGRGARSITDRSLRAIERSA; from the coding sequence ATGAGCCTGCACACCCTGTCGGTGCTCGTGGAGAACAAGCCCGGCATCCTGGCCAGGGTCGCGTCGCTGTTCTCCCGGCGCGGCTTCAACATCGAGTCGCTCGCGGTCGGCGTCACCGAGCACCCGGAGATCTCCCGGATGACGATCGTGGTGAACGTCGCCGACCTGCCGCTGGAGCAGGTCACCAAGCAGCTCAACAAGCTGGTCAACGTCCTGAAGATCGTCGAGCTGGACCCCTCGGCGTCCGTCCAGCGCGAGCTCGTGCTGATCAAGGTGCGCGCCGACGCCGAGACGCGCTCCCAGGTCCTGGAGACCGTCCAGCTGTTCCGCGCCAAGGTGGTGGACGTCGCCCCGGACGCGGTCACCATCGAGGCGACCGGCACCCGCGACAAGCTGGACGCGTTCATCCGGATCATGGAACCGTTCGGGATCAAGGAGCTGGTGCAGTCGGGGATGGTGGCGATCGGCCGCGGTGCGCGCTCCATAACCGACCGCTCGCTGCGCGCCATCGAGCGCAGCGCCTGA
- a CDS encoding putative bifunctional diguanylate cyclase/phosphodiesterase, which produces MSGEYARRVPPRALPVAMAAVVGVLYATGSLLGWGGRAFIAWAEVGTAGAAAIALLVSARRPEGGPPDTAPGGLWRASWRWYGIAAACWFAGALGGALDDGYRRSALSLSVPDLFYLFALASIVVGLVAPIRLPRDTGSWLRYAADIYVCACALFVLGWVSLFGTLYDRSGESPSEFLLELLYPLIGIVAVCGALPFVLGAARGHRRLAWMGYGALAAMAAADIVTTFARLDGGGPGDDPSDILRLAGLLLLLLVPWTGPAEADPPVDDIPEDVIPEEAAGADADGAPGGGEPRGRMIGPGLAPAAIAAAAAMFIAGHSLTGHNGLEPGISIVAGTAALVLIARLAALLRENDALRRAVETGEEHFRALSESINDAVLICDVDATVQYASAGALRTYHYEPDELLGRPLHEIVHPEDLPRVQEVFRQVLDDEVVDEALRVSCRVRAADGTWLPTESTISRYSGSDGAPTRLLVTTRDLSEQAALQRQVAHLTFHDGLTGLPNRSYFEERTREVLSRQPSGGEVAVVFVDLDGFTAVNDSDGHAAGDQVLAQAARRLRANVQSDDTVARWGGDEFAVLVQFPPDEGESRATVELAGRLLRVLSTDPYQVGNKHIVLTASVGIAFAGDGEGPAGGSGVGAEAGRRLRRTAADLLRNGDLAMARAKELGGGRVEVYAPHMHADVVRRLELGSDLQQALAEEEFAIEFQPVVDLATSRVTGVEALLRWWRGGEPVPPEDFIGPAEESGLMVPLGDWVLREACREVARWRGDSWDVGLSVNFTARQIAAPRFVESVAEALEETGLPPHALTLEVREEVLVEDAGQNVERLSELRELGVRLAIDDFGTGYASLAYLGQLPVDILKIDPSFVAGLGSDETLTLLTRTIVRLGSDLGLTVVAEGIERPEQLEALREMGCPSGQGFLVARPMAAGRVESLVRTNLGGQAPSGGVPLPLPG; this is translated from the coding sequence ATGAGCGGCGAATACGCCAGGCGGGTTCCGCCGCGTGCGCTGCCGGTCGCCATGGCCGCGGTCGTGGGCGTCCTGTACGCCACCGGCTCGCTGCTCGGCTGGGGCGGGAGGGCGTTCATCGCCTGGGCCGAGGTCGGCACCGCGGGAGCGGCCGCGATCGCGCTGCTGGTGTCGGCGCGGCGCCCGGAGGGCGGGCCGCCCGACACCGCTCCGGGCGGGCTCTGGCGGGCGTCCTGGCGCTGGTACGGAATCGCCGCCGCGTGCTGGTTCGCGGGCGCCCTCGGCGGCGCCCTGGACGACGGGTACCGCCGCAGCGCCCTCTCCCTGTCGGTACCCGACCTTTTCTACCTGTTCGCTCTGGCGTCCATCGTCGTCGGGCTCGTCGCGCCGATCAGGCTGCCCAGGGACACCGGGTCGTGGCTGCGCTACGCGGCCGACATCTACGTCTGCGCCTGCGCGCTGTTCGTGCTCGGCTGGGTCTCCCTGTTCGGCACGCTCTACGACCGGTCCGGAGAGTCGCCCTCGGAGTTCCTGCTGGAGCTGCTGTACCCGCTGATCGGCATCGTGGCCGTCTGCGGGGCGCTGCCGTTCGTCCTCGGCGCGGCGCGCGGGCACCGGCGGCTCGCCTGGATGGGGTACGGCGCGCTGGCCGCCATGGCGGCCGCCGACATCGTGACGACGTTCGCCCGGCTGGACGGCGGCGGCCCGGGGGACGACCCGTCCGACATCCTGCGGCTGGCGGGGCTGCTGCTCCTGCTGCTCGTCCCGTGGACGGGCCCGGCCGAGGCCGATCCGCCCGTCGACGACATCCCCGAGGACGTGATCCCCGAGGAGGCGGCCGGGGCCGACGCCGACGGGGCGCCCGGCGGCGGCGAGCCGCGGGGCCGCATGATCGGGCCGGGTCTCGCCCCGGCGGCGATCGCGGCCGCGGCCGCCATGTTCATCGCGGGCCACTCGCTCACCGGGCACAACGGCCTGGAGCCGGGCATCTCGATCGTGGCGGGCACGGCGGCGCTGGTGCTGATCGCGCGGCTGGCGGCGCTGCTGCGCGAGAACGACGCGCTGCGCCGCGCCGTGGAGACCGGCGAGGAGCACTTCCGGGCGCTGTCGGAGAGCATCAACGACGCGGTCCTCATCTGCGACGTGGACGCCACCGTCCAGTACGCCAGCGCCGGCGCCCTGCGGACGTACCACTACGAGCCCGACGAGCTGCTCGGGCGGCCGCTGCACGAGATCGTCCACCCGGAGGACCTGCCGCGCGTCCAGGAGGTCTTCCGCCAGGTGCTGGACGACGAGGTGGTCGACGAGGCGCTGCGCGTGTCGTGCCGGGTCCGCGCGGCGGACGGCACGTGGCTGCCGACCGAGTCCACGATCTCCCGCTACAGCGGCTCCGACGGCGCGCCCACCCGGCTCCTGGTCACGACGCGGGACCTCAGCGAGCAGGCCGCGCTGCAGCGCCAGGTGGCGCACCTGACGTTCCACGACGGCCTGACGGGCCTGCCCAACCGGTCCTACTTCGAGGAGCGCACCCGGGAGGTGCTGTCGCGGCAGCCGTCCGGCGGCGAGGTCGCGGTCGTGTTCGTCGACCTGGACGGCTTCACCGCGGTGAACGACTCCGACGGGCACGCCGCGGGCGACCAGGTGCTCGCGCAGGCCGCCAGGAGGCTGCGCGCCAACGTCCAGTCCGACGACACGGTGGCGCGCTGGGGCGGCGACGAGTTCGCCGTCCTCGTCCAGTTCCCGCCGGACGAGGGCGAGTCGCGGGCGACGGTCGAGCTCGCCGGGCGGCTCCTGCGGGTGCTCTCGACCGACCCCTACCAGGTCGGGAACAAGCACATCGTGCTGACGGCGAGCGTCGGCATCGCGTTCGCCGGGGACGGGGAGGGGCCCGCGGGCGGGTCCGGCGTCGGCGCGGAGGCGGGCCGCCGGCTCCGCCGCACCGCCGCCGACCTGCTGCGCAACGGCGACCTGGCGATGGCCCGCGCCAAGGAGCTGGGGGGCGGGCGCGTGGAGGTGTACGCGCCGCACATGCACGCCGACGTCGTCCGGCGGCTGGAGCTCGGCAGCGACCTGCAGCAGGCGCTGGCCGAGGAGGAGTTCGCGATCGAGTTCCAGCCGGTGGTGGATCTCGCGACGTCCCGGGTGACCGGGGTGGAGGCGCTGCTGCGCTGGTGGCGGGGCGGCGAGCCGGTGCCGCCGGAGGACTTCATCGGCCCGGCGGAGGAGTCCGGCCTGATGGTGCCGCTCGGCGACTGGGTGCTGCGGGAGGCGTGCCGGGAGGTCGCGCGGTGGCGCGGGGACTCCTGGGACGTGGGCCTGTCGGTCAACTTCACCGCCCGGCAGATCGCCGCGCCCCGGTTCGTGGAGTCGGTCGCGGAGGCGCTGGAGGAGACCGGGCTGCCGCCGCACGCCCTCACGCTGGAGGTGCGGGAGGAGGTCCTGGTCGAGGACGCGGGCCAGAACGTGGAGCGCCTGTCGGAGCTGCGCGAGCTCGGCGTCCGGCTCGCGATCGACGACTTCGGCACCGGTTACGCCTCGCTCGCCTACCTCGGGCAGCTCCCGGTCGACATACTCAAGATCGATCCGTCGTTCGTGGCGGGTCTCGGGTCGGACGAGACGCTGACGCTGCTCACGCGGACGATCGTGCGGCTCGGCAGCGACCTGGGGCTGACCGTGGTCGCCGAGGGCATCGAGCGGCCCGAGCAGCTGGAGGCACTGCGGGAGATGGGCTGCCCGAGCGGTCAGGGCTTCCTCGTCGCGCGCCCGATGGCCGCCGGGCGGGTCGAGTCGCTGGTGCGGACGAACCTCGGCGGGCAGGCCCCGTCGGGCGGCGTCCCCCTGCCGCTGCCCGGCTGA
- a CDS encoding PQQ-dependent sugar dehydrogenase: MRRHTIVLVSAAVLLAACGGSPDSGEDGGGRTPPPATGSGTAGTGGGPGGTAKPGEPRTVASGLEVPWAMAFLPGGDALVTERDSARLVRVTPSGEKTVVGRVPGVEPGGEGGLMGVAVSPGFSGDKRVYLYFTAASDNRVVRASYDGESLGSLEPLVTGIPKAGNHNGGRIEFGPDGMLYIATGDAGDSRLSQDKDSLGGKILRVTPDGKAAPGNPFGNLVWTYGHRNVQGLAWDEEGRMYATEFGQNRFDEINRIEKGRNYGWPEVEGTGGREGFTDPLLTWTTDEASPSGLAYAGGSLWAAALRGERLWQVPLDDGEAARPTARFGSGYGRLRAVAQAPDGSVWFSTSNEDGRGSPAPDDDRILRVPLG; the protein is encoded by the coding sequence ATGCGAAGGCACACCATCGTCCTTGTCTCGGCCGCGGTCCTGCTGGCGGCCTGCGGCGGGTCGCCCGACTCCGGGGAGGACGGCGGGGGACGCACCCCGCCGCCGGCCACCGGGAGCGGCACGGCCGGGACGGGCGGCGGGCCCGGCGGGACCGCGAAGCCCGGCGAACCCCGCACGGTCGCCTCCGGCCTGGAGGTTCCGTGGGCGATGGCGTTCCTGCCGGGCGGGGACGCGCTGGTGACCGAACGCGACAGCGCCCGCCTGGTGCGGGTGACCCCGTCCGGGGAGAAGACGGTCGTCGGCCGGGTGCCGGGGGTGGAGCCCGGCGGCGAGGGCGGCCTGATGGGCGTCGCCGTCTCCCCCGGGTTCTCCGGCGACAAGCGCGTCTACCTGTACTTCACGGCGGCGTCCGACAACCGCGTCGTCCGCGCCTCCTACGACGGCGAGTCGCTCGGCTCCCTCGAACCCCTCGTCACCGGCATCCCGAAGGCGGGGAACCACAACGGCGGCCGCATCGAGTTCGGCCCGGACGGCATGCTCTACATCGCCACCGGCGACGCCGGCGACAGCCGTCTGTCACAGGACAAGGACTCGCTCGGCGGCAAGATCCTCCGCGTCACCCCGGACGGGAAGGCCGCCCCGGGCAACCCCTTCGGCAACCTCGTGTGGACCTACGGCCACCGCAACGTCCAGGGGCTCGCCTGGGACGAGGAGGGCCGCATGTACGCCACCGAGTTCGGCCAGAACCGCTTCGACGAGATCAACCGCATCGAGAAGGGCAGGAACTACGGCTGGCCGGAGGTCGAGGGAACCGGCGGGCGCGAAGGGTTCACCGACCCCCTGCTCACCTGGACGACCGACGAGGCGTCCCCGTCCGGCCTCGCCTACGCGGGCGGCTCGCTCTGGGCCGCCGCGCTCCGCGGCGAGCGCCTCTGGCAGGTCCCCCTCGACGACGGCGAGGCCGCCCGGCCGACCGCCCGGTTCGGCTCCGGGTACGGCCGCCTGCGCGCCGTTGCCCAGGCGCCCGACGGCTCCGTCTGGTTCTCCACCAGCAACGAGGACGGCCGCGGGAGCCCGGCGCCCGACGACGACCGCATCCTGCGCGTCCCCCTCGGCTGA
- the gatB gene encoding Asp-tRNA(Asn)/Glu-tRNA(Gln) amidotransferase subunit GatB, translating into MDYDEALARFEPVLGVETHIELGTASKMFCGCATGFGAEPNTQVCPVCLGLPGALPVTNRAAIEGIIKIGLALNCEIAEWCRFARKNYFYPDMPKNYQISQYDEPLCVDGHLDVEVDGETYRIEIERVHMEEDTGKSLHVGGATGRIHGAEYSLVDYNRAGIPLVEIVTRPIVATGDKAPLVARAYATELRELVRALGVSDVRMEHGSMRCDVNVSLMPRGATEWGTRTETKNVNSLRSVERAVRSEIERQAGVLAAGGRVVQETRHFHEDTGRTTSGRSKEEAQDYRYFPEPDLVPMAPSREWVEELRASLPELPAARRRRIQREWNLSDLELRDVVNAGAVDVIEATIAHGADAASARKWWMNELSRRATEQGVELDELPITPEQVARVQELIDAGELNDKLARKVFEGVLAGEGTPDEVVAARGLKVVSDEGELSSVVDKVIADNADVADKVRGGKVAAAGALVGAVMKATRGQADAGRAREMILEKLGVS; encoded by the coding sequence ATGGACTACGACGAGGCGCTCGCCAGGTTCGAGCCGGTGCTCGGCGTCGAGACGCACATCGAGCTGGGCACCGCGTCGAAGATGTTCTGCGGCTGCGCGACCGGGTTCGGCGCGGAGCCGAACACGCAGGTGTGCCCGGTGTGCCTGGGGCTGCCCGGGGCGCTGCCGGTCACGAACCGCGCCGCGATCGAGGGCATCATCAAGATCGGCCTGGCGCTGAACTGCGAGATCGCCGAGTGGTGCCGGTTCGCCCGGAAGAACTACTTCTATCCGGACATGCCGAAGAACTATCAGATCTCCCAGTACGACGAGCCGCTGTGCGTCGACGGGCACCTGGACGTCGAGGTCGACGGCGAGACGTACCGGATCGAGATCGAGCGCGTCCACATGGAGGAGGACACCGGCAAGTCGCTGCACGTCGGCGGCGCGACCGGCCGCATCCACGGCGCCGAGTACTCCCTGGTGGACTACAACCGGGCCGGCATCCCGCTGGTCGAGATCGTCACCCGGCCGATCGTCGCGACCGGCGACAAGGCGCCGCTGGTGGCCCGCGCCTACGCGACCGAGCTGCGCGAGCTGGTCCGCGCGCTGGGCGTGTCGGACGTCCGCATGGAGCACGGCTCGATGCGCTGCGACGTCAACGTCTCGCTCATGCCGCGCGGCGCGACCGAGTGGGGCACCCGCACCGAGACCAAGAACGTCAACTCGCTGCGGTCGGTGGAGCGGGCGGTCCGGTCGGAGATCGAGCGGCAGGCGGGCGTGCTGGCCGCCGGTGGCCGCGTCGTGCAGGAGACCCGCCACTTCCACGAGGACACCGGCCGCACCACCAGCGGCCGCAGCAAGGAGGAGGCGCAGGACTACCGCTACTTCCCCGAGCCCGACCTGGTGCCGATGGCACCGTCCCGGGAGTGGGTGGAGGAGCTGCGCGCGTCGCTGCCGGAGCTGCCGGCCGCGCGGCGCCGCCGCATCCAGCGGGAGTGGAACCTGTCCGACCTGGAGCTGCGGGACGTCGTCAACGCCGGGGCGGTCGACGTCATCGAGGCGACGATCGCGCACGGGGCCGACGCCGCGTCCGCCCGCAAGTGGTGGATGAACGAGCTGTCCCGCCGCGCCACCGAGCAGGGTGTCGAGCTGGACGAACTGCCGATCACGCCCGAGCAGGTCGCCCGGGTCCAGGAGCTGATCGACGCGGGCGAGCTGAACGACAAGCTGGCGCGCAAGGTGTTCGAGGGCGTCCTCGCCGGGGAGGGCACCCCGGACGAGGTCGTCGCCGCGCGCGGCCTCAAGGTCGTCAGCGACGAGGGCGAGCTGTCCTCGGTGGTCGACAAGGTCATCGCCGACAACGCCGACGTGGCCGACAAGGTCCGCGGCGGGAAGGTCGCGGCCGCGGGCGCCCTCGTCGGCGCCGTCATGAAGGCCACCCGCGGCCAGGCCGACGCGGGCCGGGCCCGGGAGATGATCCTGGAGAAGCTGGGCGTCTCCTGA
- the gatA gene encoding Asp-tRNA(Asn)/Glu-tRNA(Gln) amidotransferase subunit GatA produces the protein MDLVRKGAAELGELLAAGEVSAVEVAEAHLDRIDAVDGEVNAFLHVDRETVLAQARRVDERRAAGERLGPLAGVPVAHKDVFTTADMPTTAGSKILEGWRPPYDATVTARLREAGLVILGKTNMDEFAMGSSTENSAYGTTRNPWDLERVPGGSSGGSSAAVAAYEAPLSTGTDTGGSIRQPAAVTGIVGMKPTYGGSSRHGVIAFASSLDTPGPFARSVLDAALLHEAFSGHDPMDSTSVPEAVPPVVEAARHADVDGLRVGVVKEFSGEGYDPAVLARFNEAVELLESLGAKVVEVSCPNFSYALPAYYLIAPSECSSNLARFDAMRYGLRVGDDGERSAEEVMALTRAQGFGPEVKRRIMLGTYALSSGYYDAYYGKAQQVRTLIKRDFEAAFEQVDVLVSPTTPTTAFPIGERADDPIAMYLADLCTIPANLAGNAAISVPCGLADGLPAGLQIMAPVLGDDRVYRVGAAVERALEDRWGGPLLAQAPELVEAK, from the coding sequence ATGGACCTGGTCCGGAAGGGAGCCGCGGAGCTCGGCGAGCTGCTCGCCGCCGGCGAGGTGTCCGCGGTGGAGGTCGCCGAGGCGCACCTGGACCGCATCGACGCCGTCGACGGCGAGGTGAATGCGTTCCTCCACGTCGACCGCGAGACGGTGCTGGCGCAGGCGCGCAGGGTCGACGAGCGGCGCGCGGCGGGGGAGAGGCTCGGCCCGCTGGCCGGCGTTCCCGTCGCGCACAAGGACGTGTTCACCACCGCGGACATGCCGACCACCGCCGGATCCAAGATCCTCGAAGGGTGGCGGCCGCCGTACGACGCCACGGTGACCGCGCGGCTGCGCGAGGCCGGCCTGGTGATCCTCGGCAAGACGAACATGGACGAGTTCGCGATGGGGTCGTCCACGGAGAACAGCGCCTACGGCACCACCCGCAACCCGTGGGACCTGGAGCGCGTCCCGGGCGGCTCGTCGGGCGGTTCGTCGGCCGCGGTCGCCGCGTACGAGGCGCCGCTGTCCACCGGCACCGACACGGGCGGGTCGATCCGCCAGCCCGCGGCGGTCACCGGCATCGTCGGGATGAAGCCGACCTACGGCGGCTCGTCCCGGCACGGCGTGATCGCGTTCGCGTCGTCGCTGGACACGCCCGGCCCGTTCGCCCGCAGCGTGCTGGACGCCGCGCTGCTGCACGAGGCGTTCAGCGGCCACGACCCCATGGACTCGACCTCGGTGCCCGAGGCCGTCCCGCCGGTCGTGGAGGCCGCGCGCCACGCCGACGTCGACGGGTTGCGCGTCGGCGTCGTCAAGGAGTTCTCCGGCGAGGGCTACGACCCCGCCGTGCTGGCCCGCTTCAACGAGGCGGTCGAGCTGCTGGAGTCGCTCGGCGCGAAGGTCGTCGAGGTGTCCTGCCCGAACTTCTCCTACGCGCTGCCCGCCTACTACCTGATCGCGCCGTCGGAGTGCTCGTCCAATCTCGCCCGCTTCGACGCGATGCGCTACGGCCTGCGCGTCGGCGACGACGGCGAGCGCAGCGCCGAGGAGGTCATGGCGCTGACCCGCGCCCAGGGCTTCGGGCCCGAGGTGAAGCGGCGCATCATGCTCGGCACCTACGCCCTGTCGTCGGGCTACTACGACGCCTACTACGGCAAGGCCCAGCAGGTCCGGACGCTGATCAAGCGCGACTTCGAGGCCGCGTTCGAGCAGGTCGACGTGCTGGTGTCGCCGACCACGCCGACGACGGCGTTCCCGATCGGCGAGCGCGCCGACGACCCGATCGCGATGTACCTGGCCGACCTGTGCACGATCCCGGCCAACCTCGCCGGCAACGCCGCGATCTCGGTGCCGTGCGGGCTGGCCGACGGGCTGCCGGCCGGGCTGCAGATCATGGCGCCCGTCCTGGGCGACGACCGCGTGTACCGCGTGGGCGCCGCCGTCGAGCGCGCCCTCGAGGACCGCTGGGGCGGCCCGCTGCTGGCGCAGGCCCCGGAACTGGTGGAGGCGAAGTGA
- the gatC gene encoding Asp-tRNA(Asn)/Glu-tRNA(Gln) amidotransferase subunit GatC: MSAITRDEVEHLARLSRLALADDELDHLAAQLDQIITAVARVQEVAAEDIPPTSHALPLTNVYRPDEVRPSLPPEQALAGAPAAEEQRFRVPRILDEEA, translated from the coding sequence ATGTCCGCCATCACCCGTGACGAGGTCGAGCACCTCGCCCGGCTGTCCAGGCTGGCGCTCGCCGACGATGAGCTCGATCATCTCGCGGCCCAGCTCGACCAGATCATCACCGCGGTCGCGCGGGTGCAGGAGGTCGCCGCGGAGGACATCCCGCCCACCTCGCACGCGCTGCCGCTGACCAACGTCTACCGGCCCGACGAGGTACGGCCGTCCCTCCCGCCCGAGCAGGCCCTCGCCGGGGCGCCCGCCGCCGAGGAACAGCGCTTCCGCGTCCCCCGGATCCTCGACGAGGAGGCATGA